The following are encoded in a window of Chionomys nivalis chromosome X, mChiNiv1.1, whole genome shotgun sequence genomic DNA:
- the Fam104b gene encoding protein FAM104B isoform X3 produces MWKRRRDDNEEDNQDDPHSKRNRKDQAFQDPHAIESSSSANERNHSSINNPVRGSVPESSLNQNIAELYSNIPEFSHEDYALCQGQGPYSHINQILKEAHFYSLQQRGQSPT; encoded by the exons ATGTG gaaaaggagaagagatgaCAACGAGGAGGACAACCAAGATGACCCTCATTCAAAGAGGAATAGGAAGGACCAGGCCTTCCAGGACCCTCACGCTATAGAG TCGTCAAGCAGTGCTAATGAAAGAAACCACAGCAGCATCAATAACCCAGTACGTGGAAGTGTACCAGAAAGCAGCTTAAACCAGAACATTGCTGAACTTTACTCCAATATCCCCGAGTTCTCACACGAGGACTATGCACTGTGCCAAGGCCAAGGTCCTTACTCCCACATTAACCAGATCTTGAAGGAGGCCCATTTCTACAGCCTACAGCAGAGAGGACAATCACCGACGTGA
- the Fam104b gene encoding protein FAM104B isoform X2 has product MDDPPKMDDPPMKRRRDDNEEDNQDDPHSKRNRKDQAFQDPHAIESSSSANERNHSSINNPVRGSVPESSLNQNIAELYSNIPEFSHEDYALCQGQGPYSHINQILKEAHFYSLQQRGQSPT; this is encoded by the exons ATGGATGATCCTCCGAAGATGGACGATCCTCCGAT gaaaaggagaagagatgaCAACGAGGAGGACAACCAAGATGACCCTCATTCAAAGAGGAATAGGAAGGACCAGGCCTTCCAGGACCCTCACGCTATAGAG TCGTCAAGCAGTGCTAATGAAAGAAACCACAGCAGCATCAATAACCCAGTACGTGGAAGTGTACCAGAAAGCAGCTTAAACCAGAACATTGCTGAACTTTACTCCAATATCCCCGAGTTCTCACACGAGGACTATGCACTGTGCCAAGGCCAAGGTCCTTACTCCCACATTAACCAGATCTTGAAGGAGGCCCATTTCTACAGCCTACAGCAGAGAGGACAATCACCGACGTGA
- the Fam104b gene encoding protein FAM104B isoform X1 — MAVLRHTALSPLPCVFEKILKRRRDDNEEDNQDDPHSKRNRKDQAFQDPHAIESSSSANERNHSSINNPVRGSVPESSLNQNIAELYSNIPEFSHEDYALCQGQGPYSHINQILKEAHFYSLQQRGQSPT, encoded by the exons ATGGCAGTGTTGCGCCATACAGCCCTTTCTCCTCTGCCCTGTGTGTTTGAAAAAATACT gaaaaggagaagagatgaCAACGAGGAGGACAACCAAGATGACCCTCATTCAAAGAGGAATAGGAAGGACCAGGCCTTCCAGGACCCTCACGCTATAGAG TCGTCAAGCAGTGCTAATGAAAGAAACCACAGCAGCATCAATAACCCAGTACGTGGAAGTGTACCAGAAAGCAGCTTAAACCAGAACATTGCTGAACTTTACTCCAATATCCCCGAGTTCTCACACGAGGACTATGCACTGTGCCAAGGCCAAGGTCCTTACTCCCACATTAACCAGATCTTGAAGGAGGCCCATTTCTACAGCCTACAGCAGAGAGGACAATCACCGACGTGA